From Solibacillus isronensis, the proteins below share one genomic window:
- a CDS encoding ATP-grasp domain-containing protein — MILLDTAYVSPLLAETLIEKKVKVLDIQQQLILNHKSEDDQNLVKVFQQEDLIIMNSEEAIQILNEYYAESHVTKTANLFKNKFAFRKRLAESYPNFFFLETTSGELGQLDLSSLPYPLIFKPTVGYSSVGVYRVENPQEFQSIIDKMEETMEQSSEDDSKDVLGSETFIVESYIEGQEFAIDLFYDEKNDPVVLNLFARMFKDEKDMSDRIYYTSKQVLQNYLAPITEYLQGLGEIFNLRKMPLHVELRMDDEGTIIPIEVNPLRFAGAGTTELGSFAYGVNSYDYFFEQKKPDWAALINAMDNKIYSFTCAEFEGEIKIDDGLVIHHELLQKQFHHILEYRHIPYGQGATFAVIFFSSESLAQNDHILSLDFMEYVEKEEKLYVKN; from the coding sequence TTGATTCTATTAGATACAGCTTATGTATCCCCACTCTTAGCAGAAACATTGATCGAAAAGAAAGTAAAGGTTTTGGATATTCAACAACAGTTGATTCTAAATCACAAATCAGAAGATGACCAAAATCTGGTGAAAGTATTTCAACAAGAGGATTTAATCATCATGAATTCTGAAGAAGCCATTCAGATTCTAAATGAATATTATGCAGAATCGCATGTAACAAAAACAGCGAATTTATTTAAAAATAAATTTGCATTCAGAAAGCGTTTAGCTGAGAGTTATCCTAATTTCTTTTTTTTAGAAACTACTTCAGGTGAGTTAGGGCAACTTGATCTATCCTCACTACCCTATCCGTTAATCTTTAAGCCGACAGTCGGTTACTCAAGTGTTGGGGTTTACAGGGTAGAGAATCCACAAGAATTCCAAAGTATAATCGATAAAATGGAAGAGACGATGGAACAATCGAGTGAAGACGATTCAAAGGATGTTTTGGGTAGCGAAACCTTTATCGTTGAAAGTTATATTGAGGGGCAGGAATTTGCAATCGATCTTTTCTACGATGAAAAGAATGATCCGGTTGTGCTCAATTTATTTGCACGTATGTTCAAAGACGAAAAAGATATGAGTGATCGTATTTATTATACGAGTAAGCAAGTGCTGCAAAATTACTTAGCTCCGATTACCGAGTATCTGCAAGGACTTGGGGAGATCTTCAATTTACGGAAAATGCCGCTGCATGTAGAACTGCGCATGGATGATGAAGGAACAATTATACCAATTGAAGTGAATCCATTACGCTTTGCTGGTGCAGGTACGACCGAATTGGGAAGTTTTGCATATGGGGTTAACTCGTACGACTATTTCTTCGAACAGAAAAAACCGGATTGGGCTGCCTTAATAAACGCAATGGACAATAAAATTTACAGCTTTACTTGTGCCGAGTTTGAAGGTGAGATAAAGATTGATGACGGGCTTGTGATACACCATGAATTATTGCAGAAACAATTCCACCATATTTTAGAATATCGTCATATTCCGTACGGTCAGGGTGCGACGTTTGCTGTCATTTTCTTTAGCAGTGAATCGTTGGCACAAAATGACCATATCTTATCGTTGGACTTTATGGAATATGTAGAAAAAGAAGAAAAGTTGTATGTGAAAAATTAA
- a CDS encoding methyl-accepting chemotaxis protein → MLKKFNSVKTKILLGILVPIILLSVVFSSILFLVSSNLINNQIIPQHNQNLLLSMEKFSTLFDADIVNDAKKNKASYEKLLEATTDFQNDFDLENAYIMSKVDGEEVILVLGNSEDYLTPLAFTEEQTAALSTTETVASDIYEDDYGKHQSTFLQIPGTDSVLGLDADADFIDELNRLLIIIIVASLLVALIIGAIIAVMVSKKIVNPLNQLLNHTEIVAQGDLSKQLEVYSDDEIGRLTTSFSDMQTQLRETIYHVTDTSDHVEEGSSILKETVEQLTITSNQVSGAIQEIASSTELITEGAVQNRVAVEQIAFKIEEISNVTKLVAQEAIDTNTVATQGIEVIHKSVAGIETINETAKMSLMKTEQMNSRSLEVGQITKIISSISDQINLLALNAAIEAARAGEYGKGFAVVADEVRSLAEQSANSASDITTLINEMQKDSNESVVAINNVVTKIEQESVTIYSAVETFNTISKLVDNMKNEIQNVTDAFQGIATDSNRVLETTDITVHSLEETNEHSQSIAASIEEQTASTEEMLSIAHELNEMIIKLKGQINHFKI, encoded by the coding sequence ATGTTAAAAAAATTTAATTCAGTAAAAACCAAGATTTTATTAGGAATTTTAGTTCCAATTATTTTATTAAGTGTTGTTTTTAGTTCAATTCTATTTTTGGTTTCCAGCAACTTAATTAATAACCAGATCATTCCGCAGCACAACCAAAACTTATTGTTGAGTATGGAAAAATTCAGTACGCTTTTTGACGCGGATATAGTGAATGATGCTAAGAAAAACAAGGCTTCATATGAAAAATTACTGGAAGCCACAACCGATTTCCAAAATGATTTTGATTTGGAAAATGCCTATATTATGAGTAAAGTCGATGGAGAGGAAGTTATTCTGGTATTGGGGAATTCGGAAGATTACCTGACACCGCTTGCTTTTACAGAAGAACAGACAGCGGCACTTTCCACAACGGAAACAGTGGCGAGCGATATCTATGAAGATGATTATGGAAAACACCAATCAACCTTTCTTCAAATTCCTGGGACGGATTCTGTTCTGGGATTGGATGCGGATGCGGATTTTATTGATGAATTGAATAGATTGTTAATTATAATTATAGTTGCTTCACTGCTTGTTGCATTGATTATAGGCGCAATTATAGCGGTTATGGTTTCAAAAAAAATTGTGAATCCTTTAAATCAGCTTTTAAACCACACTGAAATTGTGGCACAGGGTGATTTATCAAAACAATTGGAAGTATACAGTGATGACGAAATCGGGCGTTTAACAACTAGCTTCTCGGATATGCAAACGCAATTGAGAGAGACTATCTACCATGTAACCGACACATCCGACCATGTTGAGGAAGGTTCTTCGATATTAAAAGAGACGGTAGAACAGTTAACAATTACATCGAATCAGGTATCGGGCGCAATTCAGGAAATTGCTTCTAGTACTGAGCTAATTACAGAAGGCGCTGTACAAAACCGGGTGGCAGTGGAACAGATCGCATTCAAAATTGAAGAAATTTCTAATGTTACGAAATTAGTGGCACAGGAGGCGATAGATACCAATACTGTCGCAACACAAGGAATAGAAGTTATTCATAAGTCTGTTGCAGGAATCGAAACAATTAATGAAACGGCGAAAATGTCATTAATGAAAACAGAACAAATGAATAGCCGTTCTTTAGAAGTTGGTCAAATCACGAAAATTATTTCAAGTATTTCAGATCAAATCAACTTACTTGCTTTAAATGCGGCAATCGAAGCGGCAAGAGCTGGGGAATACGGGAAAGGTTTCGCAGTAGTAGCGGATGAAGTCCGTTCATTGGCAGAACAATCGGCGAATTCGGCGAGTGATATTACGACATTGATTAATGAAATGCAAAAAGATTCAAATGAATCTGTTGTTGCAATTAATAATGTTGTAACGAAAATCGAGCAGGAAAGCGTGACGATCTACTCGGCTGTTGAAACATTTAATACAATTTCTAAATTAGTGGATAATATGAAAAATGAAATTCAAAATGTAACAGATGCATTCCAAGGAATCGCAACGGACTCTAATCGGGTACTTGAAACAACGGATATAACTGTTC
- the hflC gene encoding protease modulator HflC — translation MSNNKNNFDGDLDEFVKKLFGNKKGSKEVKEVPKANDAEQQVNSSNTNGKKAPTPLKKDKKPINVKQWVSSAIVLTVVFAALIVVFANLYIVKENEYKVVRQFGEVVKYESEPGLHMKIPFIQSVTTLPSNLMTHDMTEEEISTKDKKRIIIDNYTVWRVTDPKALISNAGQLLNAESRMEEFIYSALRTEFGQTEYGDIINEKDSKRGNINDRVTQRVNELIDSANFGIEVIDVRIRRTDLPEENEQSVYTRMVSERQSIAQKYLSEGDAEKRSKEAKTDQEVQVTLAKANKEASVIRAEGEAQAAQIYNAAYSKDPEFYSLFRTLESYKKTIGNETMIIIPSDSPYAKLLSGRLD, via the coding sequence ATGAGTAACAACAAAAATAACTTTGACGGCGATTTAGATGAGTTTGTGAAAAAATTGTTCGGCAACAAAAAAGGGTCGAAAGAAGTGAAGGAAGTACCGAAAGCAAACGACGCTGAACAACAAGTAAATAGCAGTAATACAAATGGAAAAAAAGCACCAACACCATTAAAGAAAGATAAGAAGCCGATAAATGTAAAACAATGGGTTTCTTCTGCTATTGTATTAACGGTTGTGTTTGCAGCGTTAATTGTCGTATTTGCGAATCTGTATATTGTTAAAGAAAATGAATATAAAGTAGTTCGTCAGTTCGGGGAAGTAGTGAAGTACGAAAGTGAACCGGGACTTCATATGAAAATCCCGTTCATTCAAAGTGTGACAACTTTACCAAGCAATTTAATGACACATGATATGACAGAAGAAGAGATCAGTACAAAGGATAAAAAGCGAATTATTATTGATAACTATACTGTTTGGCGTGTAACGGATCCAAAAGCGTTAATTTCAAATGCAGGACAGTTGCTCAATGCGGAAAGTCGTATGGAAGAGTTCATTTATTCGGCACTTCGTACAGAATTCGGTCAGACGGAATACGGCGATATTATTAATGAAAAGGATTCGAAACGCGGGAACATTAATGACCGTGTTACCCAACGCGTCAATGAATTAATCGATTCGGCCAATTTCGGTATTGAAGTAATTGATGTACGTATTCGCCGTACAGATTTACCTGAGGAAAACGAGCAGTCTGTTTATACAAGAATGGTTTCGGAACGTCAATCGATTGCGCAAAAGTATCTGTCTGAAGGGGATGCGGAAAAGCGCAGTAAAGAGGCGAAAACAGACCAGGAAGTTCAAGTGACTCTTGCGAAAGCAAACAAAGAAGCATCTGTCATCCGTGCAGAAGGAGAAGCACAGGCCGCACAAATTTATAATGCTGCCTACTCGAAAGACCCGGAATTCTACAGTTTATTCAGAACGTTAGAATCATACAAGAAAACAATCGGCAATGAGACGATGATTATCATCCCGTCAGACTCGCCATATGCAAAACTGTTATCCGGACGATTGGATTAA
- a CDS encoding DNA polymerase I: MSKVIQNSLIAFIMATSVTALFYQSNINFVKVEIFHIPILFIAILVLSLFIAEDVRDSFKKVLWFEKREDKRPIWQVGIGMIFYFTQIGFVEVFARGLMPYDLGGMPMYVIIPFLNAFLLTVIFEEIFYKEEKNGVHVVKFKNKIK, from the coding sequence TTGAGTAAAGTAATACAGAATAGTTTAATCGCTTTTATTATGGCAACATCTGTAACGGCGCTTTTTTATCAATCTAATATTAATTTCGTGAAGGTGGAAATTTTTCATATACCAATTTTGTTTATTGCTATTTTAGTATTAAGTTTGTTTATTGCAGAAGATGTACGGGATTCGTTCAAGAAAGTGCTGTGGTTTGAAAAACGTGAAGATAAACGTCCAATCTGGCAAGTTGGTATTGGTATGATCTTTTACTTCACACAAATTGGTTTTGTAGAAGTATTTGCACGCGGGTTGATGCCATACGATTTAGGCGGCATGCCGATGTATGTCATCATTCCATTTTTAAATGCCTTTTTATTAACGGTTATTTTTGAAGAGATTTTTTATAAAGAAGAAAAAAACGGTGTACATGTAGTGAAGTTCAAAAATAAAATTAAATAA